The Helianthus annuus cultivar XRQ/B chromosome 16, HanXRQr2.0-SUNRISE, whole genome shotgun sequence genome includes a window with the following:
- the LOC110919493 gene encoding uncharacterized mitochondrial protein AtMg00810-like produces the protein MNKTIRKREKESDVDVTWSEPSTWSESSQWQKLPKVGFTQVSHGITLVSYGHESLTADGLFLTQSKYAHDILARADLLECKPVHTPMAAHESLTAIGDMHSDPTLYRSLVGALQYLTITRPDISYAVNQVSQFLQAPTTTHFQLVKRIIRYVKGTIAFGLSFSKPAKTAILGYSDADWARCIDIGRSTYGYSIFLGGNLVSWSAKKQPTVARSSCESEYRAMANTAAEIVWLTHLLRELHALPPDRPTLLCDNKSALFLTQNPVSHKRAKHIDLDYHFIRELVSSGKLYTCFVLTKLQVADIFIKSLPRSHFEVFRDRLGIRPPPFRLKGDVRQK, from the exons ATGAACAAAACAATAcggaagagagagaaagagagtgatGTGGATGTAACATGGTCAGAACCCAGCACATGGTCAGAAAGTTCTCAGTGGCAAAAG CTCCCAAAGGTTGGATTTACTCAAGTATCACATGGTATCACACTAGTCTCTTACGGCCACGAGTCTCTTACGGCTGACGGTCTCTTCCTAACCCAGTCGAAATATGCTCATGACATCCTTGCTCGTGCGGATCTCCTTGAGTGCAAGCCCGTTCACACTCCTATGGCAGCGCACGAGTCTCTTACGGCCATTGGGGACATGCATTCGGATCCAACTTTATACCGTTCTTTGGTTGGGGCTCTCCAGTACCTCACAATTACTCGCCCAGACATATCCTACGCTGTGAATCAAGTCAGCCAGTTTCTACAGGCTCCCACCACCACTCACTTTCAGCTGGTCAAACGCATCATTCGCTATGTCAAAGGCACGATTGCATTTGGGTTGTCTTTTAGCAAGCCTGCAAAAACTGCCATACTTGGGTATTCTGACGCTGATTGGGCTCGTTGTATTGACATCGGACGCTCCACCTATGGTTACTCAATTTTCTTGGGTGGGAACCTCGTTTCATGGAGTGCTAAGAAACAACCTACTGTTGCTCGCTCAAGTTGTGAATCTGAATACCGAGCTATGGCTAACACTGCTGCTGAAATTGTTTGGCTTACTCACCTTCTACGTGAGCTTCATGCTCTTCCTCCTGATCGTCCAACCTTACTGTGTGACAACAAAAGTGCTTTATTCTTGACTCAGAATCCTGTCTCTCACAAGCGTGCTAAACATATTGATCTAGATTATCACTTTATTCGAGAACTTGTCTCCTCTGGGAAGTTATACACGTGCTTTGTTCTGACCAAGCTACAAGTTGCGGATATCTTCATCAAAAGTCTTCCTCGATCCCATTTTGAAGTCTTTCGTGATCGTCTTGGGATCCGGCCGCCACCGTTCCGCTTGAAGGGGGATGTTAGACAAAAATAG